The sequence below is a genomic window from Massilia oculi.
GCTGGGCGCGGTCGTGATGGCCGCCAAGTGGATGGGTGAGCAAGGCCCGTCGGGCACCCGCGTGGTGGTGGCGGTCGCCAACATCAACCAGGGTGCGCGCCTGGCGCCCACCAGCCTGCAGCTGGCCGACTGGCCGGCGACCTCGGTGCCGCCCGGCGCGATCCTTGATCCCAAGTCTCTCGAAGGCCGCGTCGCACGCACCGAAATCCTGGTCGGCGAGCCTGTCACCGAATCGAAACTGGCGCCGAAGGGCACGCTGGGCGGCCTGTCGGCCGTGGTCAGCGCCGGCAAGCGCGCGATGACGGTGCGCGTCAACGACGTGGTCGGCGTGGCCGGCTTCGCGCTGCCCGGCAACTACGTCGACATCCTGGTCAACCTGCAGGCCACCGGCAGCGACCTGGCCGCCTCGCCATCGATCTCGAAGATCGTGCTGGAACGGATCCTGGTGCTGGCCGTGGCCCAG
It includes:
- the cpaB gene encoding Flp pilus assembly protein CpaB; amino-acid sequence: MTSSRAFLIIGVAMALALGAVVMAAKWMGEQGPSGTRVVVAVANINQGARLAPTSLQLADWPATSVPPGAILDPKSLEGRVARTEILVGEPVTESKLAPKGTLGGLSAVVSAGKRAMTVRVNDVVGVAGFALPGNYVDILVNLQATGSDLAASPSISKIVLERILVLAVAQESTVDDSKPRVVNAVTLELTPDQVEKLDLARSIGELSLVLRNQVDPQPAATNGATRESVLGLPERSQAPAVAHEPVHDPAPRAAAPVRQSAAPRNDGVLVIRGLDAASQSF